In Patescibacteria group bacterium, a single window of DNA contains:
- the rplW gene encoding 50S ribosomal protein L23 yields MSFIKKQPTKPQNIPVQKEIVKTEEIQKTEEKHSTPSTSTKTIKLAYKILIKPIITEKIAQQEAEGRYAFQVARDANKIEVRKAIKELYHVNPIKVNIMKVSGKAVRYGKSKGRTVNWKKALVFLAKGQKIELAKR; encoded by the coding sequence ATGTCTTTTATAAAAAAACAACCTACCAAGCCTCAAAATATTCCGGTTCAAAAAGAAATCGTGAAAACCGAAGAAATTCAGAAAACGGAAGAAAAACATTCAACCCCGTCTACTTCTACTAAAACCATTAAATTAGCTTATAAAATATTGATTAAGCCGATTATAACCGAGAAAATTGCTCAACAGGAAGCGGAAGGGCGATATGCTTTTCAAGTGGCAAGAGACGCGAATAAAATCGAAGTCCGAAAAGCGATTAAAGAACTTTATCATGTTAATCCGATTAAAGTTAATATTATGAAAGTCAGCGGCAAAGCGGTCAGATACGGCAAATCAAAAGGCAGAACTGTTAATTGGAAAAAAGCTTTAGTTTTTTTAGCAAAAGGCCAAAAAATAGAATTGGCAAAAAGATAA
- the rplX gene encoding 50S ribosomal protein L24, producing MKIRKGDTVKMMQGKDRGKKGRVVKVFPQENKIMVEEINMVIKHVRAKRENEKGQRIRKPMPFNASRVLLVCPKCAQTIRIASKVLADGRKIRFCKKCKEVI from the coding sequence ATGAAAATTAGAAAAGGAGATACAGTAAAAATGATGCAAGGTAAAGATCGCGGCAAAAAAGGCCGGGTAGTTAAGGTTTTCCCGCAAGAGAATAAAATTATGGTTGAAGAAATCAATATGGTGATTAAACATGTAAGAGCTAAGCGTGAAAATGAAAAAGGCCAACGAATCAGAAAACCAATGCCATTTAACGCTTCAAGAGTTTTACTTGTTTGCCCAAAATGCGCTCAAACCATCAGAATTGCTTCAAAAGTATTGGCTGATGGAAGAAAAATAAGATTTTGCAAGAAATGTAAAGAAGTAATATAA
- the rplD gene encoding 50S ribosomal protein L4, translating to MPSTITIYNQNAEKIGEEKLNSHIFGVKANKSLIHQVVVAQLANRRGAYSHTKTRGQVRGGGKKPWAQKGTGRARVGSIRSPLWRGGGIIFGPTNERNFSLKVNKKVKRQALLMCLSDKVLENKLFVLDKLEIPEIKTKVFVQILQKFFPFAKKLKVIICLEDKNETAMKSARNIKGVKIMPVTNLNVYDLLSNENLFITLAGLKTIEKNFKSIK from the coding sequence ATGCCAAGTACAATTACCATCTACAATCAAAACGCGGAAAAAATAGGTGAGGAAAAATTAAATTCCCATATTTTTGGCGTTAAAGCGAATAAAAGCCTTATTCATCAGGTTGTGGTTGCTCAATTGGCCAATCGACGCGGCGCTTATTCTCATACTAAAACCAGAGGACAAGTTCGCGGCGGCGGCAAAAAACCTTGGGCGCAGAAAGGAACCGGACGAGCCAGAGTCGGTTCAATTCGCAGTCCATTGTGGCGCGGCGGCGGCATTATTTTCGGGCCGACCAATGAAAGAAATTTTTCTTTGAAAGTCAATAAAAAAGTCAAACGACAGGCGCTTTTAATGTGTTTGTCTGACAAAGTTTTGGAAAATAAATTATTCGTTTTGGATAAATTGGAAATACCGGAAATCAAAACAAAAGTTTTTGTTCAGATTTTGCAGAAATTTTTCCCTTTTGCCAAAAAATTAAAAGTAATAATTTGTCTTGAGGATAAAAATGAGACAGCTATGAAATCAGCCAGAAACATCAAAGGAGTCAAAATTATGCCGGTGACAAATTTAAATGTTTACGATCTGTTGTCTAATGAAAATTTATTCATTACTCTTGCGGGATTAAAGACAATAGAAAAGAATTTTAAATCCATAAAATAA
- the rpsS gene encoding 30S ribosomal protein S19, translating to MSRSLKKGPWIDPKLLKKISNLKPGDKTIIKTWSRGSVVVPEMVGFTIAIHNGKIHVPLLIIENMIGHKLGEFVLTRKFVRHGGKMQKEMEQSASIAAGAKTQASQVAPPAAKK from the coding sequence ATGAGTAGAAGTCTTAAAAAGGGTCCGTGGATTGATCCTAAATTACTTAAAAAAATATCAAACTTAAAACCCGGAGACAAAACAATTATTAAAACTTGGTCCAGGGGATCAGTTGTTGTGCCGGAAATGGTGGGTTTTACTATTGCCATTCATAATGGCAAAATTCACGTACCATTGCTTATTATTGAAAATATGATTGGCCATAAATTGGGAGAGTTTGTTTTGACCAGAAAATTTGTCAGACATGGTGGCAAGATGCAAAAAGAAATGGAACAATCAGCGAGTATTGCCGCCGGCGCCAAAACTCAGGCTTCTCAAGTTGCTCCGCCAGCCGCTAAAAAATAA
- the rpsC gene encoding 30S ribosomal protein S3: MGHKVNPKIFRIPVIREWESKWFAKDLKFRQFLKEDVLMRKFLAKKFKNCGISKVIIERSVNIIRIIIHTAKPGLIIGKGGIDIEKLKTELKKSFIPKDISLEVNVLEEGAPMLSAACLLETAIAEVEKRTPIRRVMKKTLKVAQTGGALGAKIVVGGRLGGAEIARVEKLTWGKLPLHTLRADIDYSRGVAHTLYGAIGLKVWVYKGLKF; the protein is encoded by the coding sequence ATGGGACATAAAGTTAATCCAAAAATTTTTCGTATACCGGTCATTAGAGAATGGGAATCAAAATGGTTTGCCAAAGACTTGAAATTTAGGCAATTCTTGAAAGAAGATGTGTTGATGAGAAAATTTTTGGCTAAAAAATTTAAAAATTGCGGCATTTCCAAAGTTATTATTGAAAGATCGGTTAATATTATAAGAATTATTATTCATACGGCCAAACCGGGATTGATCATCGGCAAGGGAGGTATTGATATTGAAAAACTTAAGACAGAATTAAAAAAGAGTTTTATTCCAAAAGATATTTCGCTTGAAGTTAATGTTCTTGAAGAAGGCGCTCCGATGTTGTCGGCTGCTTGCTTGCTTGAAACCGCGATTGCCGAAGTGGAAAAAAGAACTCCAATTCGCCGAGTAATGAAAAAAACTCTCAAGGTAGCGCAAACTGGCGGAGCATTGGGAGCTAAAATTGTTGTAGGAGGAAGATTGGGAGGAGCTGAAATCGCCAGAGTTGAAAAATTAACTTGGGGTAAACTCCCACTTCATACATTAAGAGCGGATATAGATTATTCCAGGGGAGTCGCCCATACTCTTTATGGAGCGATAGGCCTAAAAGTTTGGGTTTATAAAGGATTAAAATTTTAA
- the rpsJ gene encoding 30S ribosomal protein S10, which translates to MSEEKKKIKQTQKEADFKPRIRIKVKSYDHRVIDEALKSIIEAVKRSDAKIIGPIFLPTEIKKFTVLRSSFVHKDARDQFEKRIHKRLIDITDFDPKTIETLTSLRLPAGVDIEIKL; encoded by the coding sequence ATGTCAGAAGAAAAAAAGAAAATTAAACAAACTCAAAAAGAAGCTGATTTTAAGCCGCGTATTCGCATTAAAGTTAAATCATATGACCATCGTGTCATTGATGAAGCTTTGAAAAGCATTATTGAAGCGGTAAAAAGATCCGATGCCAAAATTATTGGACCGATTTTTTTGCCCACTGAAATAAAAAAGTTTACTGTTTTAAGGTCTTCTTTTGTTCACAAAGATGCGAGAGATCAATTTGAGAAGAGAATTCACAAACGATTGATTGACATCACGGATTTTGATCCGAAAACAATAGAAACTTTAACCAGTCTTCGTTTACCGGCAGGAGTGGATATAGAAATCAAGTTGTAA
- the fusA gene encoding elongation factor G translates to MPREYSLHQTRNIGIIAHIDAGKTTVSERILYYTGKKHKIGEVHEGAAEMDWMVQERERGVTITAAATTVFWQVPGEELVRINLIDTPGHIDFTAEVQRSLRVLDGGVVVFDGVAGVEPQSETVYHQAEKFKVPLIAFVNKMDRMGADFYADIASIHERLTPSARPVQLPIGAESNFKGIIDLFTRRATVYYDEMGKDMREEDVPQDMKELVEKYRAELIEAIVEQDDKLMQQYLGGKEPPIEELKKVLRQAVINNKIMPVFCGSALKNKGVQSLLDGICTYLPSPLDVPPLEGTVPDTDKKEIRKADDNEPFSALAFKIATDPFVGRLCYFRVYSGHLPAGSYILNTTTGNKERVSRIVRMHANQRDEINEVFAGDIAAIVGIKNTRTGDTLCDPDHPITLENIVFPEPVISIAVEPKTKIDQEKMGVVISKLVEEDPTFKVKVDENTGQTIISGMGEFHLEIIVDRLKREFKVDVNVGQPQVAYKETISQKVEIQGKYVHQSGGRGQYGDCWLRLEPLERGKGFEFVDEIKGGTIPREYIPAVKKGVIESMANGVLAGFPLVDMKVAVFDGSYHEVDSSEAAFKIAASRAIKEGTLKAKPVLLEPVMKIEVLVPEKFMGEIIGDLNSRRAQIQGTRTRGQMRVIDATVPLGEMFSYTTVLRSLTEGRGNSNLEFSNYAEVPMNVQNKIVEKGKSTIK, encoded by the coding sequence ATGCCCAGAGAATATAGTTTACATCAAACACGTAATATAGGTATTATCGCTCATATTGACGCCGGTAAAACCACAGTTTCCGAGCGTATTTTATATTATACCGGTAAAAAACATAAAATCGGAGAAGTTCATGAAGGCGCAGCTGAAATGGATTGGATGGTTCAAGAAAGAGAAAGGGGGGTAACAATTACTGCCGCGGCCACCACGGTTTTTTGGCAAGTTCCAGGAGAAGAATTAGTCCGCATCAATCTTATCGACACTCCGGGCCATATTGATTTTACGGCCGAAGTTCAGAGATCTTTAAGAGTTTTGGATGGCGGCGTAGTGGTTTTTGACGGAGTCGCCGGTGTAGAACCGCAATCAGAAACTGTTTATCATCAGGCGGAAAAATTTAAAGTGCCTTTAATTGCTTTTGTTAATAAAATGGACAGAATGGGCGCGGATTTTTATGCTGACATCGCTTCTATTCATGAAAGATTAACGCCAAGTGCCCGACCGGTTCAATTGCCGATTGGCGCTGAGTCTAATTTTAAAGGCATTATTGATTTATTCACTCGTAGAGCCACTGTATATTATGATGAAATGGGAAAAGATATGAGAGAAGAAGATGTGCCTCAAGACATGAAAGAATTAGTTGAAAAATACAGAGCGGAATTGATTGAAGCCATTGTTGAACAAGATGATAAATTAATGCAGCAATATTTGGGTGGTAAAGAACCGCCAATAGAAGAATTAAAAAAAGTTTTACGCCAGGCAGTTATTAATAATAAAATAATGCCGGTTTTTTGCGGTTCAGCTTTAAAAAATAAAGGAGTTCAATCATTATTGGACGGAATTTGCACATATTTGCCTTCACCATTGGATGTTCCTCCGCTCGAAGGTACGGTTCCGGATACTGATAAAAAAGAGATTCGTAAAGCTGATGATAACGAACCGTTCTCCGCTTTGGCTTTTAAAATCGCCACTGATCCGTTTGTGGGAAGATTATGTTATTTTAGAGTTTATTCCGGCCATTTGCCGGCAGGTTCTTATATTTTAAATACTACGACCGGTAATAAAGAAAGAGTCAGCAGAATCGTAAGAATGCACGCCAATCAAAGAGATGAAATCAATGAAGTTTTTGCCGGAGACATTGCCGCCATTGTCGGTATTAAAAATACCCGCACCGGCGACACGCTTTGTGATCCCGATCATCCGATTACTTTGGAGAATATCGTTTTCCCGGAACCGGTTATCTCTATTGCCGTTGAACCGAAAACTAAAATTGATCAAGAAAAAATGGGTGTGGTTATTTCAAAATTGGTTGAAGAAGATCCAACATTTAAAGTTAAAGTTGATGAAAATACCGGCCAAACTATTATTTCCGGAATGGGAGAATTTCATTTGGAAATTATCGTTGATAGATTAAAAAGAGAATTCAAAGTTGATGTCAACGTCGGTCAGCCGCAAGTTGCTTATAAAGAAACAATTAGTCAAAAAGTGGAAATTCAAGGAAAATATGTTCATCAATCAGGTGGACGCGGTCAATACGGAGATTGTTGGTTAAGATTGGAACCACTTGAAAGAGGCAAGGGTTTTGAATTTGTTGACGAAATTAAAGGTGGTACGATTCCCAGAGAATATATTCCGGCTGTTAAAAAGGGTGTCATAGAATCAATGGCAAACGGCGTTTTAGCCGGCTTCCCGTTGGTTGATATGAAGGTTGCCGTGTTCGACGGTTCTTATCACGAAGTTGATTCTTCGGAAGCAGCGTTTAAAATTGCCGCTTCAAGAGCCATTAAAGAAGGAACCTTAAAAGCAAAACCTGTTTTATTAGAACCGGTAATGAAAATTGAAGTATTGGTTCCGGAAAAATTCATGGGAGAAATTATTGGCGATCTTAATTCTCGACGCGCTCAAATTCAAGGGACAAGAACTCGCGGACAAATGAGAGTAATTGACGCAACCGTACCGCTTGGAGAAATGTTCAGTTATACGACTGTTTTGAGATCTTTGACTGAAGGCAGAGGAAACTCAAATTTGGAATTTTCCAATTATGCCGAAGTGCCGATGAATGTTCAAAATAAAATTGTTGAAAAAGGAAAATCAACCATCAAATAA
- the tuf gene encoding elongation factor Tu, with the protein MAEKEKFQRNKSHVNVGTIGHVDHGKTTLTAAILQCLRASGMKAENRSIDQIDNAPEERERGITIALAHVEYETAKRHYAHIDCPGHADYIKNMITGAAQMDGAILVVSAADGPMPQTREHILLARQVGVPAIVVFLNKTDMVDDKEFIELAKEEVKDLLRKNEFPADEIPFIEGSALKALECKCGKADCPHCGPILKLVEALDSYVPEPKRDTDKPFLMPIEDIFSIEGRGTVVTGRIERGVVKVGDEVEIIGIRPTIKTTVIGIEMFRKSLDEGMAGDNAGILLRGIKKEDVERGQVIVKPGTVVPHSEFEGKVYILSKEDGGRHTPFFNGYKPQFYIRTTDVTGDATLPEGTEMAMPGDTINLNIKLIKQVALEEQQKFAIREGGKTVGAGVVTKIIK; encoded by the coding sequence ATGGCAGAAAAAGAAAAATTTCAAAGAAATAAATCTCACGTCAATGTTGGTACTATTGGACACGTTGACCATGGTAAGACCACTTTAACTGCGGCTATTTTGCAATGTTTAAGAGCCAGCGGTATGAAAGCTGAAAATAGGTCTATTGACCAAATTGATAATGCCCCGGAAGAAAGAGAAAGAGGTATTACCATTGCTTTGGCTCACGTAGAATATGAAACAGCAAAACGTCATTATGCCCATATCGATTGTCCGGGCCATGCTGACTATATTAAAAACATGATCACCGGTGCTGCTCAAATGGATGGAGCAATTTTGGTCGTTTCCGCTGCTGATGGTCCAATGCCGCAAACAAGAGAGCACATTCTTTTGGCTCGCCAAGTAGGCGTGCCGGCCATTGTCGTTTTCTTAAATAAAACAGATATGGTTGATGATAAAGAATTCATTGAATTGGCTAAAGAAGAAGTAAAAGATTTACTTAGAAAAAATGAATTCCCGGCTGATGAAATTCCTTTTATCGAAGGTTCAGCTTTGAAAGCCTTGGAATGCAAATGCGGTAAAGCAGATTGTCCTCACTGCGGCCCGATTTTAAAATTAGTGGAAGCTTTGGACAGTTATGTTCCTGAGCCAAAAAGAGATACTGACAAACCTTTCTTAATGCCTATTGAAGATATTTTCTCCATTGAAGGAAGAGGCACTGTTGTGACTGGTAGAATTGAGAGAGGAGTGGTTAAAGTGGGCGATGAAGTTGAAATTATCGGTATCAGACCAACAATAAAAACAACTGTTATCGGCATTGAAATGTTTAGAAAATCATTAGATGAAGGTATGGCGGGCGATAATGCCGGTATACTTTTACGCGGTATCAAGAAAGAAGATGTGGAGAGAGGTCAGGTTATCGTTAAACCGGGCACTGTTGTTCCTCATTCTGAATTTGAAGGAAAGGTTTATATTCTTTCAAAAGAAGACGGAGGCAGACACACTCCATTCTTTAATGGTTATAAACCGCAATTTTATATCAGAACAACTGATGTGACCGGTGACGCTACTCTTCCGGAAGGAACAGAAATGGCCATGCCTGGAGATACGATTAATTTGAATATTAAATTGATCAAACAGGTCGCCTTGGAAGAACAACAGAAATTCGCTATTCGTGAAGGCGGAAAGACTGTTGGCGCGGGCGTCGTAACTAAAATAATTAAATAA
- the rplV gene encoding 50S ribosomal protein L22, translating into MKISVTTKHLKMSPKKMRQVVAVIRNMDVTDAIDQLNFIPRKASLLILKTLKSGIANAQHNFNLKKENLFIKEIFVNQGPVLKRFTSKAFGRVGDIHKRSSDLTIFLDERVASKNIKPITQKLDKIVPESQAKEEDKPMDRISDEISDSKPNKEFSKPKEQKIFDAHRKGKYKPGGNKDKSKNTGGTLKRLFNRKSI; encoded by the coding sequence ATGAAAATATCCGTTACTACAAAACATTTGAAAATGTCTCCTAAAAAAATGCGACAAGTTGTCGCCGTGATTAGGAATATGGATGTTACGGACGCGATAGATCAATTGAATTTTATTCCGCGAAAAGCCAGTCTTTTGATATTAAAAACTTTAAAATCAGGCATTGCCAATGCTCAACATAATTTCAATTTGAAAAAAGAAAATCTTTTTATAAAAGAAATTTTTGTCAATCAAGGCCCGGTGTTAAAGAGATTTACTTCCAAGGCTTTTGGACGGGTGGGGGATATACACAAAAGAAGTTCTGATTTAACGATATTTTTAGATGAAAGAGTCGCTTCGAAAAATATAAAACCGATAACTCAAAAATTGGATAAAATCGTTCCGGAGTCGCAAGCAAAAGAAGAAGATAAGCCAATGGACAGAATCTCCGATGAAATTTCCGATTCAAAACCGAATAAGGAATTTTCAAAACCAAAAGAACAGAAAATCTTTGATGCTCATCGAAAAGGTAAATATAAGCCAGGAGGAAATAAAGATAAAAGTAAAAATACAGGTGGTACGCTTAAAAGATTATTTAATAGAAAAAGTATTTAA
- the rplB gene encoding 50S ribosomal protein L2: protein MLQIYKPTTPGRRKMSIVKSKELTREEPNRGLINIKKSRAGRSHGRIAVRHQGAGEKKFYRQIDFKQDKFNIPGKVARLEYDPNRTCWIALIFYPDGEKRYILAPDKLKVGDTVMSSKEKIEPQTGNRMPLKFIPTGYNICNIELQPGTGGQIVRSAGALATLMTYEGKYVGVKLPSSERRLISENCSATIGQVSNPEWQHTNWGKAGRMRHRGIRPSVRGKAMAPVAHPHGGGEGHSPIGMVAPKTPWGKPALGVKTRNKKKWTNKYIINRRVKKVRKK from the coding sequence ATGCTTCAAATTTATAAACCAACAACGCCAGGCAGGCGAAAAATGAGTATCGTCAAAAGTAAAGAATTGACGAGAGAAGAACCGAATAGGGGTTTGATTAATATAAAAAAATCAAGAGCCGGCAGAAGTCATGGACGGATAGCGGTCAGACATCAAGGAGCGGGAGAAAAAAAATTCTACCGACAAATTGATTTTAAACAAGATAAATTTAATATTCCCGGTAAAGTGGCAAGATTGGAATATGATCCGAATCGCACTTGCTGGATCGCTTTAATTTTTTATCCTGATGGAGAAAAAAGATATATTCTGGCTCCGGATAAACTTAAAGTCGGCGATACAGTGATGAGCTCAAAAGAAAAGATTGAGCCACAAACAGGGAACAGAATGCCTCTAAAATTTATACCTACGGGTTATAATATTTGCAACATTGAATTGCAACCGGGCACAGGCGGACAAATTGTAAGATCCGCGGGCGCGCTCGCAACTTTAATGACTTATGAAGGAAAATACGTCGGCGTAAAATTACCTTCAAGTGAAAGAAGGTTAATTTCAGAAAATTGTTCAGCAACAATCGGACAAGTTTCCAATCCGGAATGGCAGCATACTAATTGGGGCAAAGCGGGCAGAATGCGTCACAGAGGAATCAGACCGTCAGTCAGAGGAAAGGCGATGGCTCCTGTTGCTCATCCGCACGGCGGAGGCGAAGGCCATTCTCCAATCGGTATGGTTGCTCCTAAAACTCCATGGGGAAAGCCGGCTTTAGGCGTCAAAACACGCAATAAAAAGAAATGGACAAATAAATATATTATTAACCGAAGAGTTAAAAAGGTTAGAAAAAAATAA
- the rpmC gene encoding 50S ribosomal protein L29, giving the protein MKVKELRQKSNAELTALLADLKEKYRGFRFDIQLKQQKNVKEIDKVKKTIARILTILKEKI; this is encoded by the coding sequence ATGAAAGTTAAAGAATTACGCCAAAAATCAAATGCTGAACTTACCGCTTTATTGGCGGATTTGAAAGAAAAATATCGCGGATTTCGTTTTGATATTCAATTGAAACAACAGAAAAATGTTAAAGAAATAGATAAAGTTAAAAAAACAATTGCTAGAATCCTTACTATTTTAAAAGAAAAAATATGA
- the rpsQ gene encoding 30S ribosomal protein S17, with protein sequence MKRVFKGIVTSNKMQKTIVVKIDRIKIHPLYKKRYKFSRKYKVHDPKNEAKIGQTVVFAECRPLSKDKKWKLVEVVK encoded by the coding sequence ATGAAAAGAGTTTTTAAAGGCATTGTAACAAGCAATAAGATGCAGAAAACAATCGTTGTTAAGATTGATCGGATTAAGATACATCCATTATACAAAAAAAGATATAAATTCAGCAGAAAATATAAAGTTCATGATCCTAAAAATGAAGCTAAAATAGGACAGACTGTTGTTTTCGCAGAATGCAGGCCTTTATCTAAAGATAAAAAATGGAAATTAGTGGAGGTGGTTAAATAA
- a CDS encoding type Z 30S ribosomal protein S14: MAILSQILKSQRKPKFGTRIVRRCWRCGRKRGYMRDFDLCRICFRELATKGAIPGIRKSSW, translated from the coding sequence ATGGCAATTTTATCACAAATTTTAAAATCTCAAAGAAAACCTAAATTTGGAACGCGAATTGTCCGACGCTGTTGGCGTTGCGGCAGAAAAAGGGGATACATGAGAGATTTTGATTTATGCAGAATTTGTTTCCGAGAATTAGCCACCAAGGGTGCTATTCCCGGCATCAGAAAGAGCAGCTGGTAA
- the rplC gene encoding 50S ribosomal protein L3, with protein sequence MKFILGKKIEMTQVFQDDNVVPVTKIEAGPCWVTQIKTTEKDKYEAIQIGLGLQKKINKPLGGHLKNLPAEVKTQNRWLREFRVSGSDLKIGDQINVDIFQKGEKVKIIGTSKGKGFQGGVKRHGFAGATKSHGTKHALREPGSIGATAPQRVFKGMRMAGRMGGEQTTALNLEIIDIQPEKNIILVKGAVPGMRGSLLEIKSL encoded by the coding sequence ATGAAGTTTATTCTCGGTAAAAAAATAGAAATGACTCAAGTTTTTCAAGACGATAATGTCGTCCCGGTGACAAAAATTGAAGCCGGTCCTTGTTGGGTCACTCAAATCAAAACGACAGAAAAAGATAAATATGAAGCGATTCAGATTGGTTTAGGTTTGCAAAAAAAAATAAATAAGCCCCTTGGAGGACATTTAAAAAATTTGCCCGCGGAAGTGAAAACTCAGAACAGATGGTTAAGAGAGTTTCGCGTTTCGGGTTCGGACTTGAAAATAGGGGATCAGATCAATGTTGATATTTTTCAAAAAGGAGAAAAAGTAAAAATTATCGGCACTTCAAAAGGAAAGGGTTTTCAGGGCGGCGTAAAAAGACATGGTTTCGCCGGTGCGACAAAAAGTCACGGCACCAAGCATGCTTTGAGAGAACCGGGTTCAATCGGCGCCACTGCTCCGCAAAGAGTTTTCAAGGGAATGAGAATGGCCGGACGAATGGGCGGCGAACAAACCACAGCTTTGAATTTGGAAATTATTGATATTCAACCTGAAAAGAATATAATTTTAGTCAAAGGCGCAGTTCCGGGAATGAGAGGAAGTTTATTGGAAATCAAATCTTTATAA
- the rplP gene encoding 50S ribosomal protein L16 — MLMPRKVKYRKMHKGRRRNKNLACTKVSLNFGEYGLKGLEACWITARQIEAARRTITRFLHKGGKVWIRVFPDKSVTMKGAETPMGGGKGAVDHYVAIVRAGTILFEITGVDEVTAKEALTLASHKLPIKTKFLKK, encoded by the coding sequence ATGTTAATGCCACGAAAGGTAAAATATAGAAAAATGCATAAAGGGCGCCGACGCAATAAAAATTTGGCTTGTACCAAGGTTAGTTTGAATTTTGGAGAATACGGATTAAAAGGACTCGAAGCTTGCTGGATTACGGCTCGTCAAATTGAAGCGGCTCGTCGTACTATCACTCGTTTTTTACACAAGGGTGGGAAAGTTTGGATTAGAGTTTTTCCTGATAAATCCGTAACTATGAAAGGAGCTGAAACTCCAATGGGCGGAGGAAAAGGAGCGGTTGACCATTATGTGGCAATTGTTAGAGCCGGAACTATTTTATTTGAAATTACCGGCGTGGATGAAGTAACAGCCAAAGAAGCATTAACTTTAGCTTCTCATAAATTACCCATTAAAACTAAATTTTTGAAAAAATAA
- the rplE gene encoding 50S ribosomal protein L5, protein MNLKTKYLKEAVPAMKEKFGYKNDMAVPKIKKVTINIGLNRAIMEKDQKFVDLTTDTILRITGQQPVKTLSQKSIAGFKIRQGLVVGLKVTLRGSKMYDFLEKLIKISFPRTRDFRGISMNNVDKQGNLSIGLKEQIVFPEISPESITKVHGLEIIITTSAKEKEKGIELFKLIGFPFKKS, encoded by the coding sequence ATGAATTTAAAAACAAAATATTTAAAAGAAGCGGTTCCGGCCATGAAAGAAAAATTTGGCTATAAGAATGATATGGCGGTTCCGAAAATAAAAAAAGTGACGATTAATATCGGTTTAAATCGTGCAATAATGGAAAAAGATCAGAAATTTGTTGATTTGACTACTGATACGATATTGAGAATTACCGGACAACAACCGGTTAAAACTTTATCTCAAAAATCAATTGCCGGTTTTAAAATCAGACAAGGACTTGTTGTCGGCTTGAAAGTTACCTTAAGAGGATCTAAAATGTATGATTTTTTGGAAAAATTAATTAAAATATCTTTTCCAAGAACAAGAGATTTCAGGGGTATTTCAATGAATAACGTTGATAAACAAGGTAACTTATCAATCGGACTGAAGGAACAAATTGTTTTTCCTGAAATATCTCCGGAAAGCATCACTAAAGTTCACGGTCTTGAAATTATTATCACCACTTCAGCTAAAGAAAAAGAAAAAGGAATTGAACTTTTTAAACTAATAGGATTTCCATTCAAAAAATCTTAA
- the rplN gene encoding 50S ribosomal protein L14, with protein sequence MIQDRSIIKVADNTGAKELRVIHVFKGYKRRYGGIGDIFTASIQRAVPHTMVKKGEVVQAVLIRSRKEIRRPSGIYIRFEDNAAVIIDKKSKEPRGTRIFGPVARELRDKEFTKIISMAPEVL encoded by the coding sequence ATGATTCAAGATAGATCAATTATAAAAGTAGCGGATAACACCGGAGCGAAAGAGCTGAGAGTTATTCATGTTTTTAAAGGATACAAAAGACGTTACGGCGGAATAGGGGATATTTTTACAGCTTCAATTCAAAGGGCCGTTCCTCATACTATGGTTAAAAAAGGAGAAGTGGTTCAGGCAGTTTTAATCAGAAGCAGAAAAGAAATAAGAAGACCGTCGGGAATCTATATCAGATTTGAAGATAACGCAGCGGTTATTATTGATAAAAAATCCAAAGAACCGCGCGGTACCAGAATTTTTGGCCCGGTAGCCAGAGAATTAAGAGATAAAGAATTCACTAAAATTATTTCCATGGCTCCGGAAGTGTTATAA